In a single window of the Elaeis guineensis isolate ETL-2024a chromosome 8, EG11, whole genome shotgun sequence genome:
- the LOC105050042 gene encoding GPI-anchored protein LLG1, translating into MDLCRSVSLRAVLLMFLVGLAAASTFISGAVFQYHGSTGRSLLQTLKNCPVDFEFQNYTIITSKCKGPLFLGNLCCAALTEFACPFAEELNDATNNCASTMFTYINQQGHYPPGLFASECHGDQNGLPCPSSPTPSKSQDDNANAGDINRSLTSLIVFISGMVLACLFS; encoded by the exons ATGGATTTGTGTCGAAGCGTCTCCTTGCGAGCGGTTCTATTGATGTTTTTGGTGGGACTGGCCGCTGCTTCTACCTTCATCTCAG GTGCTGTGTTCCAATATCATGGATCTACGGGCCGAAGTTTGCTGCAGACGCTAAAGA ATTGTCCTGTCGACTTCGAGTTCCAGAATTACACAATCATCACAAGCAAGTGCAAGGGGCCCCTGTTTTTGGGTAACCTCTGCTGTGCTGCTCTCACGGAATTTGCATGCCCATTTGCTGAGGAATTGAATGATGCCACCAATAATTGTGCATCAACAATGTTCACATATATCAATCAACAGGGCCACTACCCCCCAGGTCTTTTTGCCAGTGAATGCCATGGCGACCAGAATGGGCTTCCATGCCCTTCTTCCCCTACCCCTTCAAAATCACAGGATGACAATGCAAATGCTGGTGACATAAATCGGAGCCTCACCTCTCTAATCGTCTTCATATCTGGAATGGTTCTGGCATGCCTGTTCTCTTGA